A genome region from Mauremys reevesii isolate NIE-2019 linkage group 12, ASM1616193v1, whole genome shotgun sequence includes the following:
- the ANKK1 gene encoding LOW QUALITY PROTEIN: ankyrin repeat and protein kinase domain-containing protein 1 (The sequence of the model RefSeq protein was modified relative to this genomic sequence to represent the inferred CDS: inserted 3 bases in 2 codons; deleted 2 bases in 2 codons; substituted 1 base at 1 genomic stop codon) has protein sequence MKIAVRHLEKAFLRARVMERDEHHFVEAKSFARALYSNRVSSCSIVSTEKADVYISDFGLSRWMEQSSWMQYIERSALRGALSYIPPEMFLHSTRPPGTEYHVYSSGIVNWEVLMPYSGANMMAIIVGTSAGRRPCLESICDEWPGEHQQMVDLLKRCWDQDPKKRPHFTDIPVETDMLLPLMQSLVMDPENERLVRKMSHKPTRFGSQKKAPVQERVQESKETAFDIAMIGSQDSSPTFPHQRGQGPGELHNVQGSPQGQENGLTLLHLVVIQGNVEKLKFLLSQEANVDIQLVCGYTPLLVAVQKRSPEICSVLIEHGVDVNMAAKGRCSPLHFAAQNGDDRIVRLLLGHQAQADSQEHEGWTPLHLASQNNFENMARVLLSRQADPSCQENIGRTALHVAACFGHISLVKLLASQGADLERKQKTHQTPLHFALXXFRVVQYLLKSGASVNCLDGNHYSALHMAAVKGKYLIWEKLIKYRANVDLRMDKGWTPLHLACFKGHIEIICLLRDNQXGGLDWTPLHMATCYSEESVVCELLRSGVDPNITEKSEWTPLQLAFQRGAFLSIINLLEHKADIIVKNKAGWTPLRLAVLSGNVAIIKSLIKAGAVLDVEDMTGCTPLQLAIRNQKQSIGLASE, from the exons ATGAAGATTGCAGTAAGGCATTTGGAGAAGGCATTTCTGAGAGCACGAGTAATGGAGAGGGATGAGCACCACTTTGTAGAG GCAAAATCATTTGCGAGAGCACTTTATAGCAACCGGGTGTCTAGCTGCTCGATTGTGTCCACAGAGAAGGCAGATGTCTAT ATTTCAGACTTTGGGTTGTCCAGATGGATGGAGCAGTCGAGCTGGATGCAGTACATTGAGAGATCAGCCTTGAGGGGcgccctgagctacatcccgccTGAAATGTTTCTCCACAGCACCAGGCCTCCAGGAACCGAATACCATGTGTATAG CTCTGGGATTGTCAATTGGGAGGTTCTTATGCCATATTCAG GAGCCAACATGATGGCCATCATAGTTGGGACTTCAGCAGGCAGGCGGCCCTGCCTAGAGTCCATCTGTGATGAGTGGCCAGGGGAACACCAGCAGATGGTTGACTTGCTGAAGAGGTGCTGGGACCAAGACCCCAAGAAAAGGCCACACTTCACAG ATATCCCTGTGGAAACTGACATGCTCCTGCCATTAATGCAAAGCCTTGTGATGGATCCGGAGAATGAGCGCCTCGTCAGGAAGATGTCTCACAAGCCCACCAGATTTGGGAGCCAAAAA AAAGCACCAGTTCAGGAGAGAGTTCAGGAGTCCAAGGAGACCGCATTCGACATAGCCATGATTGGCAGCCA AGACTCATCTCCCACGTTCCCCCACCAGCGAGGTCAAGGGCCTGGAGAGCTTCATAATGTCCAAGGAAGTCCGCAGGGCCAGGAAAATGGCCTCACCCTGCTTCACCTCGTGGTGATTCAAGGAAATGTGGAGAAGCTGAAGTTTCTGTTGAGTCAGGAGGCCAATGTGGACATCCAGCTGGTCTGTGGCTACACCCCACTCCTTGTGGCTGTCCAGAAGAGGTCACCAGAGATCTGCTCAGTTCTAATAGAGCACGGTGTGGATGTCAACATGGCTGCCAAAGGCCGCTGTTCCCCTCTTCACTTCGCGGCTCAGAATGGGGATGACAGGATTGTGCGCCTCTTGCTGGGCCACCAGGCGCAGGCAGACTCCCAAGAACATGAAGGATGGACTCCACTTCACTTGGCATCCCAGAACAACTTCGAGAACATGGCCCGGGTGCTGCTTTCCCGCCAGGCTGACCCCAGCTGCCAGGAGAACATTGGGAGAACTGCCCTCCACGTGGCAGCTTGCTTCGGGCACATCAGCCTTGTGAAACTCCTAGCTAGCCAAGGAGCTGACCTAGAGAGGAAGCAGAagacccaccagaccccactgcaCTTTGCAC TGTAGTTCAGGGTGGTGCAATACCTCCTGAAGAGTGGGGCATCTGTCAACTGCCTGGATGGGAATCACTACAGTGCCTTGCACATGGCTGCG GTGAAGGGGAAATACCTGATATGGGAGAAATTGATCAAATACAGGGCCAATGTGGACTTGAGGATGGACAAAGGGTGGACC CCTCTACACCTGGCTTGTTTTAAGGGCCACATCGAAATCATCTGCCTGCTAAGAGACAACCA AGGAGGCCTGGACTGGACACCTCTTCACATGGCCACCTGCTATAGCGAAGAGTCTGTGGTCTGCGAGCTCCTGAGAAGCGGGGTGGACCCCAACATCACTGAGAAATCAGAGTGGACCCCTCTGCAGCTCGCTTTCCAGCGGGGTGCCTTCCTGAGCATCATCAACCTTCTGGAGCACAAAGCAGACATCATTGTTAAGAACAAGGCGGGTTGGACTCCCCTGCGCCTCGCTGTCCTCAGTGGCAATGTGGCTATCATAAAGTCCTTAATCAAGGCTGGTGCTGTGCTGGATGTGGAGGACATGACTGGCTGCACACCCCTCCAGCTGGCCATTAGGAATCAGAAGCAAAGCATTGGACTTGCCAGTGAATAA